The sequence below is a genomic window from Sulfurimonas sp..
CTCAGGTTATAGGTCAGGACAATGCTGTTTTAGAAGTTGCAAAAGCTATAAAAATATCTAAAGCAGGTTTAAACAAAGCAGACAAACCAATCGCATCATTTTTATTCTCAGGCCCAACAGGTGTAGGTAAAACAGAACTTGCAATCTCAATTAGTAAAACTCTGGGCATAAACTTTGAGCGCTTTGATATGAGTGAATATATGGAGAAACATGCACTATCACGTTTAGTCGGTGCACCTCCAGGTTATGTAGGATTTGAACAAGGTGGTTTACTTACTGAAGTTATTAAAAAACACCCATATACAGTATTACTTTTAGATGAGATAGAAAAAGCACATCCTGATCTTACTAATATTTTACTTCAGATTATGGACAGTGCTACACTTACTGATAATAATGGATATAAAGCCGATTTTCAAAACGTAATACTAATCATGACATCAAATATAGGTGCAACTGCCAGAAGTGTTATGGGCTTTAATAAAGATTCATCAATATCAGCAAATGAAGAGTTAAAATCATTCTTCACACCTGAATTTAGAAACCGTCTAGATGCTATTGTAGAGTTTTCACAATTAGACCTAGAAACTATAAAAGGTATAGTAAATAAATTTGTAAATGAGCTAAATTCAGAATTAAAATCTAAAAAAATAACTATTGAGGTATCTGAAAAAGCAAAAGAGTATATAGCTGTAGAGGCTTACTCTCCAGAGATGGGTGCTCGTCCTCTAAAAAGATATATACAGGATAATATTACAAACAAACTAAGTGATGAAATATTATTTGGAAAACTGAAAAACGGTGGTAATGTTAAAGTAGATCTAAAAGATGAACTCGTTTTAAAATGTACATCCCTCAGATAAATAAATTCTCTTTAGTATTTCCTCACCCTGAGGATGCCAATGAAGACGGAATTGTAGCGTGGGGAGGTGATTTAACGCCTTCACGTTTAATCCGTGCATATCAAAATGGCATATTTCCTTGGTACAACAAAGATGAACCTATACTTTGGTGGTCTCCTGATCCAAGGTTTATTATGGAATTAGATGATTTTAAACTCTCACGTTCACTAAAAAAAAGTATGAAAAAATTTGAGTATAAATTCGATACAAACTTTTCAAATGTTATACGCAGGTGTGGAACTATACCAAGAAAAGATCAGCCAGGTACATGGATTCAAAAAGATATTA
It includes:
- the aat gene encoding leucyl/phenylalanyl-tRNA--protein transferase, which translates into the protein MYIPQINKFSLVFPHPEDANEDGIVAWGGDLTPSRLIRAYQNGIFPWYNKDEPILWWSPDPRFIMELDDFKLSRSLKKSMKKFEYKFDTNFSNVIRRCGTIPRKDQPGTWIQKDIIEAYEELYSLGFAHSVESYLNGKLVGGLYGVVVGKVFCGESMFADVSDASKSAYAILVKHLKIWGYDFIDCQVPTEHLKSLGAKEVSRTYFLDRLHKVNMDNIDNRWEIINE